One window of Manihot esculenta cultivar AM560-2 chromosome 17, M.esculenta_v8, whole genome shotgun sequence genomic DNA carries:
- the LOC110605359 gene encoding ketol-acid reductoisomerase, chloroplastic, which translates to MVGDWYQLPKPIIKTCHFVVAFLPSAALTTPQFSTMAAAAATSSAIKSALSTPSLSPPSSSLNPNASRSSLGFTSSSSSTLKPLVSRVYTRQNAPSNGRSSLSVNMVSVPSITPTTSLDFDTSVFKKEKVTLAGHDEYIVRGGRDLFPLLPDAFKGIKQIGVIGWGSQGPAQAQNLRDSLAEAKSDIVVKIGLRKGSQSFAEARAAGFTEESGTLGDIWETIGGSDLVLLLISDAAQADNYEKIFSHMKPNSILGLSHGFLLGHLQSLGLDFPKNISVIAVCPKGMGPSVRRLYVQGKEINGAGINSSFAVHQDVDGRATDVALGWSVALGSPFTFATTLEQEYRSDIFGERGILLGAVHGVVECLFRRYTENGMHDDLAYKNTVECITGIISKTISTKGMLAVYNSLSEEGKKDFETAYSASFYPCMDILYECYEDVASGSEIRSVVLAGRRFYEKEGLPAFPMGKIDQTRMWKVGERVRETRPKGDLGPLYPFTAGVFVALMMAQIEVLRKKGHSYSEIINESLIEAVDSLNPFMHARGVSFMVDNCSTTARLGSRKWAPRFDYILAQQAFVAVDAGAPLNQDLISNFLSDPVHGAIEVCAQLRPTVDISVPPDADFVRPELRQSGN; encoded by the exons ATGGTTGGGGACTGGTATCAACTACCAAAGCCGATAATTAAAACGTG TCACTTCGTCGTTGCATTTCTACCATCTGCAGCACTCACTACTCCGCAATTCTCAACAATGGCTGCCGCCGCCGCCACCTCCTCCGCCATCAAGTCAGCACTTTCTACTCCGTCACTCTCTCCACCATCATCATCGCTTAATCCCAATGCTTCGAGATCCTCTCTAGGATTTACATCCTCGTCTTCCTCGACGCTTAAACCTCTGGTTTCTCGTGTCTACACCAGGCAAAATGCCCCATCAAATGGAAGATCATCGCTTTCAGTTAATATGGTTTCCGTTCCTTCCATCACTCCTACGACGTCGCTTGATTTCGACACCTCTGTTTTCAAGAAAGAGAAGGTCACTCTTGCTGGTCATGATGAG TATATTGTGAGGGGAGGGAGAGACTTGTTTCCCTTGTTGCCTGATGCTTTCAAGGGGATTAAGCAGATTGGAGTTATTGGCTGGGGATCACAG GGGCCAGCCCAAGCTCAGAATTTGAGGGATTCTCTTGCTGAAGCAAAGTCTGACATCGTCGTAAAG ATTGGGCTGAGGAAGGGCTCCCAGTCTTTTGCTGAAGCTCGTGCTGCAGGGTTCACTGAGGAGAGTGGAACTCTGGGAGACATATGGGAAACTATTGGTGGCAGTGATCTTGTCTTGTTATTGATTTCTGATGCAGCACAG GCAGATAACTATGAAAAGATATTCTCCCACATGAAACCAAACAGCATTCTTGGGCTCTCCCATGGTTTTCTTCTTGGACATTTGCAGTCCTTAGGGCTTGATTTTCCTAAAAACATAAGCGTCATTGCTGTTTGCCCTAAGGGTATGGGGCCTTCTGTTCGGAGACTTTATGTTCAGGGCAAAGAGATAAATGGTGCTGGAATTAATTCCAGTTTTGCTGTCCATCAG GATGTTGATGGTAGGGCTACTGATGTTGCCTTAGGCTGGTCAGTTGCATTGGGATCACCTTTCACATTTGCCACCACATTGGAGCAGGAGTATAGGAGTGATATTTTTGGGGAACGGG GCATACTTCTCGGTGCTGTTCATGGAGTTGTTGAATGCTTGTTCAGAAGGTACACTGAGAATGGAATGCATGACGATTTGGCTTACAAGAATACTGTTGAATGCATAACAGGAATTATATCAAAAACCATCTCAACAAAG GGAATGTTGGCTGTTTACAACTCATTGTCAGAAGAGGGCAAAAAGGACTTTGAGACTGCATACAGTGCTTCATTCTATCCTTGTATGGACATCCTATATGAGTGTTATGAAGATGTAGCTAGTGGTAGTGAGATTCGAAGTGTCGTTTTAGCTGGTCGTCGATTCTAT GAGAAGGAGGGCCTTCCAGCTTTCCCAATGGGTAAGATTGATCAAACACGGATGTGGAAAGTGGGTGAGCGTGTTAGAGAAACACGACCAAAGGGTGACTTGGGTCCCTTGTATCCTTTCACTGCTGGAGTGTTTGTGGCTTTGATGATGGCTCAG ATTGAAGTATTGAGGAAGAAGGGACATTCATACTCCGAAATCATCAATGAGAGTTTGATTGAAGCTGTGGATTCACTGAATCCTTTCATGCATGCTCGAGGTGTCTCATTCATGGTTGATAATTGTTCAACAACTGCACGATTAGGATCAAGGAAATGGGCACCACGCTTTGATTATATCCTTGCGCAGCAGGCCTTTGTAGCCGTGGATGCAGGCGCTCCTCTCAATCAGGACCTTATTAGCAATTTCCTATCAGATCCTGTTCATGGGGCCATTGAAGTCTGTGCCCAGTTGAGGCCAACTGTTGACATTTCAGTGCCTCCTGATGCAGATTTTGTTCGCCCAGAGCTGCGCCAGTCTGGCAATTAG